Genomic segment of Prionailurus viverrinus isolate Anna chromosome B4, UM_Priviv_1.0, whole genome shotgun sequence:
acatggggctcgaactcacaactctgggatcatgacctgatccaaaatcaggagtaggacactcaactgactgagccactcaggtgccccaagggaaaTTTTTATGATCTCTTGATTAATATAGAGTATATTTCTAtttagatgaaaaaataaatcaaaataaattgtatactttcttctttctgttactAGATGAAGCAAACCTTAATTAGATCCCAGTTTGCTTGTACTTATAAAGAGGACTGCATAATAAGCAAGGATAAATGGAATGATGTTAATTCAGCATCAGAGCCTTTGTATGTACTTCACATGGAAAATGACCTTTCTGGTAATTGACCTTATTTGAGTAATTAAATAACAATTTAATTCTAGTGTATTAATTAGTTTTAACTTAAATAAAACtagattttgttttgaaaagtatgaaatgtgaaatgtaaaggtttatatttttaagacctgagtttatttaaaaagttatatctATGTACAAATCTAGGAGGAATAGGACACAGTTTGATTCAACTAAATGTATTTAAGAAATCACTTGTAGTATTTAAGGGTTAAGTGTCATGCGTTCAAacaaagcaaatatttgtttgtaTGGGTAAAAAGTGATatggggaaaatgaaaattaatgtgATAGTAATATGGCTGTATTTGCTAATCATGTAATTTATGGTATTATGTGATTGCAAATCAAATTTTTGAATATTCTTTAGTGAATTTTAAACTTCATTGTAAAATTTTCATAGGTAATAATACTAAATATTATGtaatctctttcctcttttcagcTTGCATAACAGAAGGTGTAAATTCATCTGTTAGAAGACCAACAGTTGGAACGAGTTCTGGAAATGTTCATCTGGACAGAAGTAAAAGTGAAAAAGTTGCAAGGAAATCAAGTAGTCAGACAGGAAATAAAAGCTCAAAGAGGAAACAGGTGGATTTAGATGATGAAAATAATCTTTGTGATAGTGGAAATGAACCATctcaacataaaaattttaaaatacctaagACATCAAACAATTTCCAGAATAAATTGTGTGGCAAAATAGCTAGAGTAGCAAAAAGCAACAACTGTACAGGCAAGGACAAATTGATTACTGGCCAGACAAAGTTAACTCAATATTTTAGactatgaatttgttttttatttgctttagatTTCTGTATATATTAAACCATTCACCAAAGGCATctacttaatttttaagagatCAAGGTataggggcgtgtgggtggcacagtcggttaagtgtccgacttcagctccggtcatgatctcgtggtccatgggttcaagccccacaacgggctctgtgctgacagctcagagcctggagcctgcttcggattctgtgtctccctttctttctatcctccaccactcatgctctgtctctgtctctctcaaaaataaataaacattaaaaaaaatttaaaaagagatcaaGGTATAAGTTATGATTCTTTATTATATTGGTCTGAAGTGTATATAAGGTTAGTAtgttaagcatttaaaaaatactcataaaTCATAATTATGCAGAATATTCACAAAGTTTAATGCACAGATAAAGCATATCATTTAAGTTAcagatttatttactttattttaaaacagacattttaaataatacaagtCATAGTAACATTAAGGGCTTTTTCCTGGACAGACAattaaatgattttgttttcttcaggaaaGATGTGGTCCAGCAGGTTTCAGACTTGCCAACAAGGTCGATAGACTCTTCCCAGCATGCACCTGAGCACTGAAggaataaaaaagtttaaattgtCTAAAGGACTATTATTATCAcacaaaatttattagaaataagaGAATGGATCTTATACAGCTAATTCTGAGTAAGTCAGTATTACAATaactcttaaattctttttaatcccACATCTGTGGCAGGGGGCACTTAATGTCAAGTGTAATTGAACCATGGTCTTACTTGATTTTGTTAAGATTGGATCCAGATCCACTTAACGTCAGAATTCTCTTTTATAGTATTAAGATGTaagaattgaattttaaaaagactactcACTGTCAAAATCTCTCCTTCCTATAGGAAATTTAGCTGAGTTTTCTTCATCcccaatttctctcttttcttgtgtTGATTCAGTATTCTGAACTCCATTCTCAGCTGGAAAAGCTACAGATCCTTTTAGTGCCAGATAAGGTTTTATAGCCAGATTCAGTGGCAGACCATGATTTAAGAAATTATGTTTGGAGCCTGTGTTCTGTAAAGAGAAGGTTGATTTGTGTTTTAGCTGTCTTATTGGGAATAGAACTATAATATAGTTGTATAGTATTCTCGCTGATCGTTTCAAAGATGGCTCTGTACTGTTTTgactctttaaaaatacattagataCAGGTTTTTGGGAAAAACCGTTTGGATGAGAGGTGTTGTCCAGAATGGAAAAACCACCTGCTATGTATGAAATTTCATCAGTTGTCCTAAAGCATAATGTGACtgcttgcatatatttttataaaattttactttcaaaagcATTGTAAACATCATTCAGATTTCCACTGAAAAAAGGATAAGTCCCATTGCCACTTacctttgaatttttgttttcctcatcgtTCATGAAACTGCTCtcatcatttttatattgttcCAGAGAAGGAACGACGACTGATTTTTGAGGAGTATCATCCTTCTGAAAAGCTTTCCCCAGCCTGAATGTATTAAATACCATGTCATCTTCTAAATTTCTTATGGACTTGGATGCTGAAAGTAAAATGCcttgagaaaacagagaaaaagttaGTATTAATATGTAGGAAGAGAGACTCATTTTTGCCATTCTTAGTTTGATGTTTGCATAGAGTCGAAAGTATGTAAAGTGAAGGAAAATTTCTCAAGTCAACCTGCTTTGAAAGTGATTCCTacctttatatattttccagtttgAATAGAAAGCACTTCAAAGACGTAGACTTTCATCATTCTAGAAATGACTCATCAGATAGAGGCTAACCTCTTGTATAGCTAATACCTACATTGTTTTGGTTTTAGTGgcatattgtttattttgagtgtgtaTTTTCTCAGAATCTGATTAATTCATCCTTGGTAGAATGCTTTCTGTTGAATAGATTACAGTCTCTTGAAAGTGGATTGTTATTAAGGAAGACCATGGGACACCAGGCTCTCCATACTcttactgttttcttctctatattttctgATTAGGCATGGTATTAAAgctaagttattttatttaaggatgataaaggttttatttacttttaatccTTATTAAATTGAAGTAGTCTTCCAAAAggattttctttcataaatgctCAGTTTAGTTTTTGGTAATTAAAGTATATATGCCTGTCAGTGTGAACAAAAAGTCATTCATGCCTTATCAAAAATCGGCTTGTCATTGTGTTTTATCTCTGCATTTACAAGAGgatattaattttgaatttaacaATGAATAAGAAGTCCATTAAAAGAGTATTtatgtgttctataaatattaattttgggTG
This window contains:
- the PMCH gene encoding pro-MCH; the encoded protein is MAKMSLSSYILILTFSLFSQGILLSASKSIRNLEDDMVFNTFRLGKAFQKDDTPQKSVVVPSLEQYKNDESSFMNDEENKNSKNTGSKHNFLNHGLPLNLAIKPYLALKGSVAFPAENGVQNTESTQEKREIGDEENSAKFPIGRRDFDMLRCMLGRVYRPCWQV